DNA from Terriglobia bacterium:
CATCGAAGCCGCCGACGCCGCCGTCAAAGCCGCCAATGTGCAACTGGTGCACAAGGAATACATCGGGGCCGGCTTCGTGACGGTGATCGTGCGCGGTGACGTGGCCAGCGTGAAAGCCGCCACCGACGCCGGAGCTGCCGCGGCGCGCCGAGTGGGCGAGCTGGTGGCGGTGCACGTGATTCCGCGTCCGCACGGCGACCTGGAAACTTCGTTGCCGATGATCAGCGGCGCCGCCCCGAAGGCGAAGAAGGCGTCGTCCGATTAGTCCGATTTCGTAATTTGGTAATTTTGTGATTTGGTAATTGCGAGCAGCGCCGCGCTCCGTGCCAGAATTACTCAATTACCAAATTACTCAATTACGAAATTCTTCCGTGGCCCACGATCCCACATCTGCTGTTGCCGTCGCTGCTGCGCCGTCCAAGGACGAGCGCTCCGTCGCCGAGGCGCGCGAACTCATCGAGCGCGCCTACAAGGCTTTCCTCGAATACCAGCTCTTCAGCCAGGAGCAGGTGGACCGCGTGGTGGACGCCGTGGCGGCCGCAGCCACCGCCAACGCCGAGAAGTTGGCGCGCCTCGCGGTGGAAGAAACCACCTATGGCATCGTCGAGCACAAAGTCCTCAAAAACCTTTTTTCGTCGCAGCGCGTGTACGAGGCCATCCGCCCGCTGAAGACGGTCGGCGTCGTGCGCGAGGACAAGGCGCAAGGCATCATCGAAGTGGCGGTGCCGGTGGGCGTGGTGGCGGCGATCCTGCCCTCCACCAACCCGACCTCAACCGCCATTTACAAGATCCTGATTGCACTGAAGGGCCGCAACGCCATCGTCATCAGCCCGCACCCGACCGCGCTGCGCTGCAGTTGCGAGGCGGCGGCGATCATGAAGGATGCCGCCATCAAGGCGGGCGCGCCCGCGGACGTGATCTGCTGCTTCAACACGCCCAGCCTGCCGGGCACCCAGGAGCTGATGAAGCACCGGCGCACCAGCATCATTCTGGCCACCGGCGGCATGAGCATGGTGCGGGCGGCTTACAGTTCGGGCAAGCCGGCGTTCGGCGTTGGGCCGGGCAATGTGCCGGCTTTCATTGACAGCAGCGCCGACCTGGCCAAAGCGGTCGCCGACGTGGTGTTCGGCAAAACTTTTGACAACGGGACCATCTGCTCGTCCGAGCAGGCCATCGTGGCCGAAGATTCGCAGCGCGAAGCGATCCTGAGAGACTTGGCGAACAACGGCGCGCACCTGCTCAGCCGCGACGACATTGAGAAGCTCGGAAAACAGATGGTGAACACGGAAACGCACACCATCTGCCCGAAGTTCGTCGGTAAGAGCGCCGCCAGAGTCGCCGAACTTGCCGGCCTGCACGCGCCGTCGAATGCGCGCGTGCTGGTGGCGCAGCTGGACAAGGTGGGACGCGACGAACCGCTCTCGGCGGAAAAGCTCTCGCCGGTGCTGGCGCTTTATTTCGAAAGAGACCGTGCGGCGGCGATGGCGCGCTGCGTCGAGTTGCTGCGCTTCGGCGGCCTCGGCCACACCTGCGCGATTCACGCCAAGGACGACGCGGTCATTCGCGAATATGGTTTGAAGATGCCGGCCTACCGCGTGGTCGTGAACAGCCCGGCGCCGCAGGGGTCCATCGGATCGTCCACCAATCTGTTTCCGGCGATGACGCTGGGCTGCGGTGCGGCGGG
Protein-coding regions in this window:
- a CDS encoding aldehyde dehydrogenase family protein, translated to MAHDPTSAVAVAAAPSKDERSVAEARELIERAYKAFLEYQLFSQEQVDRVVDAVAAAATANAEKLARLAVEETTYGIVEHKVLKNLFSSQRVYEAIRPLKTVGVVREDKAQGIIEVAVPVGVVAAILPSTNPTSTAIYKILIALKGRNAIVISPHPTALRCSCEAAAIMKDAAIKAGAPADVICCFNTPSLPGTQELMKHRRTSIILATGGMSMVRAAYSSGKPAFGVGPGNVPAFIDSSADLAKAVADVVFGKTFDNGTICSSEQAIVAEDSQREAILRDLANNGAHLLSRDDIEKLGKQMVNTETHTICPKFVGKSAARVAELAGLHAPSNARVLVAQLDKVGRDEPLSAEKLSPVLALYFERDRAAAMARCVELLRFGGLGHTCAIHAKDDAVIREYGLKMPAYRVVVNSPAPQGSIGSSTNLFPAMTLGCGAAGGNITSDNISPLHLINLRRIAYEVRPVTAVAIAQPVTGAASTASCAVCATHTTEPAGPATGSGVNWSVSRAVDRFLAAKQGPLAPSGAKSEAPKPQAAPAAPPSAAPAPKPRPVDFVSEAEIRAAVKRKAKIFVGPKTIITPAARDLAAEYDVLVRVD
- a CDS encoding BMC domain-containing protein; translation: MEALGMIETKGLVGSIEAADAAVKAANVQLVHKEYIGAGFVTVIVRGDVASVKAATDAGAAAARRVGELVAVHVIPRPHGDLETSLPMISGAAPKAKKASSD